A portion of the Avibacterium sp. 20-132 genome contains these proteins:
- a CDS encoding helix-turn-helix transcriptional regulator — MENQPIEKHYTQKELTDLGIGSRSTVDRLVRAGKLRRVKLGTCSRYPESSVKAYLASLEA; from the coding sequence ATGGAAAATCAACCAATCGAAAAACATTACACACAAAAAGAACTTACTGATTTAGGCATTGGCTCACGTTCTACCGTTGATCGCCTTGTTCGTGCAGGCAAATTAAGACGGGTAAAACTTGGCACTTGTAGCCGTTATCCAGAAAGCAGCGTTAAAGCCTATTTAGCGAGCCTTGAAGCATAG
- the selB gene encoding selenocysteine-specific translation elongation factor, translated as MIIVTSGHVDHGKTALLRALTGTDADRLPEEKKRGMTIDLGYAYLPLPQKTLGFIDVPGHEKFLSNMLAGLGGVDYAMLIVAADEGIQPQTAEHLAILRLLHFKQIIVVITKADKVSETHIANTKQQLMQTYPFLEESAFFITSAYTGQGIAELQAHLANLPSLSDNQLPFRYAIDRIFTIKGAGTVVTGTAFSGRIATNEELYLSTGKKVRIKNIHSQDLPSMVGEAGQRLALNIQTDVERTEIQRGDWLFSHPPTVATDRITVEIEAAQWIQESQAVHSYHAASHTTGKLTLLENKQLYPQQKALAELTLQDPLYLTYNDKLILRTGDAKSLLAGARVIEIHSPKRYKRTEVRLNFLHHLLTTQNVAERLSCYLQHRPMPLTELAWLAQRKEEDLPDLLAERHIQTRQGWAFTRSYQQQQSEKLIATLTDYHQQSPDQLGLSKARLYRIAAIHQPETLIYHFIADLLAQEKLQQTRGWLHLPEHKIRFNTGEQQLWQQVLTHFEQQHGQALWVRDLANLLDLDESTMRNFLYKAGKLGYLTPIVRDRFMLTETLYAYAHWVKNAILEKGGISVNQLRDELQWGRKMTVQLMEYFDRCGFLRRKGNVHLLRDGDLFDY; from the coding sequence ATGATTATTGTTACCTCAGGCCACGTCGATCACGGCAAAACCGCTTTGTTACGCGCTTTAACGGGTACTGATGCAGATCGCTTGCCAGAAGAAAAGAAACGCGGAATGACGATTGATTTAGGTTATGCCTATTTACCTTTACCACAGAAAACGCTGGGTTTTATTGATGTGCCGGGACACGAAAAATTTCTCTCAAATATGCTTGCCGGGCTAGGCGGAGTAGATTATGCAATGCTTATCGTTGCCGCAGATGAAGGTATCCAGCCACAAACCGCAGAACATCTCGCCATTTTACGCCTATTGCATTTTAAGCAAATTATTGTTGTGATCACAAAAGCGGATAAAGTCAGCGAAACACATATTGCAAACACCAAGCAACAACTGATGCAAACATATCCATTTTTGGAAGAAAGCGCTTTTTTCATTACTTCCGCTTATACAGGGCAAGGTATTGCCGAATTACAAGCACATTTAGCAAATTTGCCTTCTCTTTCTGATAACCAGCTGCCTTTCCGTTATGCGATTGATCGCATTTTTACGATTAAAGGGGCAGGAACTGTGGTAACCGGCACGGCATTCAGTGGGCGTATTGCTACGAATGAAGAACTGTACTTATCCACAGGAAAAAAAGTGCGTATTAAAAATATCCATAGCCAAGATCTACCATCAATGGTTGGAGAGGCTGGGCAACGTTTAGCCTTAAATATTCAAACCGATGTAGAACGGACTGAAATTCAGCGTGGAGACTGGCTTTTCTCTCATCCTCCAACAGTTGCCACTGATCGCATTACCGTAGAAATCGAAGCGGCACAATGGATACAAGAAAGCCAAGCGGTGCATAGTTATCACGCCGCCTCGCATACAACAGGTAAACTCACATTGCTCGAAAATAAACAACTTTATCCACAGCAAAAAGCCCTAGCAGAACTCACTTTACAAGATCCATTATACTTAACCTATAACGATAAATTAATTTTACGTACAGGCGATGCCAAATCCTTATTAGCCGGCGCAAGGGTGATTGAAATTCACTCGCCAAAACGTTACAAGCGTACTGAAGTGCGGTTGAATTTTTTACATCATTTACTCACAACGCAAAACGTAGCTGAACGTTTAAGTTGCTATTTACAACATCGCCCAATGCCACTTACGGAATTAGCGTGGTTAGCACAACGTAAAGAAGAGGATTTACCCGATTTACTTGCAGAACGTCATATCCAAACCCGGCAAGGGTGGGCATTTACGCGTAGTTATCAACAACAGCAAAGTGAAAAATTAATCGCCACATTGACGGATTACCACCAGCAATCTCCCGATCAACTTGGCTTAAGCAAAGCACGTTTATATCGCATTGCGGCTATTCATCAGCCTGAAACCTTAATTTATCATTTTATTGCTGACTTATTAGCCCAAGAGAAGCTTCAGCAAACGCGCGGTTGGTTGCATTTACCAGAACATAAAATTCGTTTTAATACAGGAGAACAGCAGTTATGGCAACAAGTCCTCACGCATTTTGAACAACAGCACGGACAAGCATTATGGGTGCGAGATTTAGCGAATTTACTGGATTTAGATGAAAGCACGATGCGTAATTTTCTTTATAAAGCAGGGAAATTGGGCTATTTAACGCCTATTGTACGAGATCGTTTTATGCTTACGGAAACCCTGTATGCGTATGCCCATTGGGTAAAAAATGCTATCTTGGAGAAGGGAGGCATTTCAGTAAATCAACTCCGCGATGAATTACAATGGGGCAGAAAAATGACGGTACAACTTATGGAATATTTCGATCGCTGTGGTTTTTTACGCCGTAAGGGAAATGTGCATTTATTACGAGATGGCGATCTCTTTGATTACTAA
- a CDS encoding tyrosine-type recombinase/integrase, producing the protein MARKTQQLTDTQIRKARADNKEITLSDGNGLFIVVALSQSKIWHFKYTNPRTKKRTKKTIGHYPAISLAQARAKRDEYQALLAQGIDPKDYEQQQSQLQAEGINNTFEKVALNWFEDRKLKPDFSERTAQDTWKRFNRHILPLLGNYPIREITPLMAINALKPLELAGKYTELSKVITKINEVMTYALHRGIIPTNNLAKIGKEFTKPTPQGMNTIEPEELESFITAFYQAKENNRFSPFSFYAVLLVLLTGGRPSEIAGARWEDIDFSQSLWAYRVQKGNKNLKGGRLHIVTLSRQAVAVLQKMREISTALSLNSEFVFPSVNAKSGHITIEAMRNAIVKTLGKGKLTTHGIRHLISTSLNERDYNADWIEKALSHKGKDRIREIYNKAKYLEQRAAMLQDWGDYLESLAPKPFV; encoded by the coding sequence ATGGCAAGAAAAACACAGCAACTAACAGACACACAGATTAGAAAGGCGAGAGCCGACAATAAAGAAATCACCTTAAGCGATGGTAACGGGCTTTTTATTGTGGTGGCATTGTCTCAATCTAAGATATGGCATTTTAAATACACTAATCCACGTACTAAGAAGCGAACCAAAAAGACGATAGGGCATTATCCTGCTATCTCACTTGCGCAAGCACGGGCTAAGCGTGATGAATATCAAGCCCTATTAGCGCAAGGAATTGATCCAAAAGACTATGAACAACAGCAAAGCCAGTTACAAGCGGAGGGAATTAATAACACCTTTGAGAAAGTGGCGTTAAATTGGTTTGAAGATAGGAAGCTAAAGCCTGACTTTTCAGAACGCACCGCACAAGACACTTGGAAGCGATTTAATCGCCATATCCTCCCACTACTTGGCAATTATCCTATACGAGAGATAACTCCTTTAATGGCAATCAATGCGCTTAAACCGTTGGAATTAGCGGGCAAATACACAGAATTATCCAAGGTAATCACTAAAATTAATGAAGTGATGACTTATGCCCTACACCGTGGGATTATCCCCACAAATAACCTTGCTAAGATTGGCAAGGAGTTCACTAAGCCAACACCGCAAGGAATGAACACAATCGAACCAGAAGAGCTAGAGAGCTTTATAACGGCATTTTACCAAGCCAAAGAGAACAATCGCTTTAGCCCGTTTTCTTTCTATGCTGTGTTATTAGTGCTTTTAACTGGTGGACGACCATCAGAGATAGCGGGGGCAAGATGGGAAGATATTGATTTTAGTCAAAGCCTTTGGGCGTATCGTGTGCAGAAAGGTAATAAGAACTTAAAGGGCGGACGGTTGCATATTGTAACACTTTCACGGCAAGCGGTGGCGGTATTGCAGAAAATGCGAGAAATTAGCACCGCACTTAGTTTAAATAGTGAATTTGTGTTTCCTAGCGTAAATGCAAAATCAGGACATATTACGATTGAGGCAATGCGCAATGCGATAGTAAAGACCCTTGGCAAGGGAAAACTTACTACGCACGGCATAAGGCACTTAATAAGCACTTCTTTGAATGAGCGTGATTATAATGCGGATTGGATAGAAAAAGCCCTCTCACACAAGGGAAAAGACCGCATAAGGGAGATTTACAATAAAGCGAAGTATTTAGAGCAACGTGCGGCAATGTTGCAAGATTGGGGCGATTATTTAGAAAGCCTTGCACCTAAGCCTTTTGTTTAA
- a CDS encoding host cell division inhibitor Icd-like protein: MKLFIFAAIRRTDLTNTIQKIRIFAETEMQARAKLAKWFILIFAGCINVQNLAKNHRTLSPVTFTSAMMEVKNV, from the coding sequence ATGAAACTCTTCATTTTTGCGGCAATTCGTCGCACAGACTTAACCAATACAATTCAAAAAATCCGCATTTTTGCCGAAACTGAAATGCAAGCAAGAGCAAAATTAGCTAAGTGGTTTATTCTCATTTTTGCGGGTTGCATTAACGTTCAAAACTTGGCGAAAAATCACCGCACTTTATCCCCTGTTACATTCACTTCAGCTATGATGGAGGTGAAAAATGTTTAA
- the cysE gene encoding serine O-acetyltransferase, whose protein sequence is MPVEVWRLIRQEAKELAECEPMLASFFHSTILKHQNLGNALSYILANKLANPIMPAITLREIIEDAYQAEPDIIGSAACDIRAVRQRDPAVELWTTPLLYLKGFHALQSYRITHYLWQQNRKALAIYLQNEISVAFDVDIHPAAQIGCGIMFDHATGIVVGETSVIENDVSILQGVTLGGTGKESGDRHPKVREGVMIGAGAKILGNIEIGRYAKIGANSVVLQPVPEYTTVAGVPSKTIGKDKAAKPAFEMDQCFIDEKINLNI, encoded by the coding sequence ATGCCTGTTGAAGTTTGGCGTTTAATCCGTCAAGAAGCAAAAGAATTAGCGGAATGTGAGCCAATGCTCGCGAGTTTTTTTCATTCCACTATTCTAAAACACCAGAATCTTGGTAACGCATTAAGTTATATTTTAGCTAATAAATTAGCAAATCCCATTATGCCCGCGATCACCTTGCGTGAAATTATTGAAGATGCCTACCAAGCAGAACCTGATATCATTGGCAGTGCGGCTTGCGATATTCGTGCGGTGCGTCAACGGGATCCCGCAGTGGAATTATGGACAACGCCGTTATTATATTTAAAAGGTTTTCACGCTTTACAAAGTTACCGTATTACCCATTATTTATGGCAACAAAATCGTAAAGCGTTGGCGATTTATTTACAAAATGAAATTTCTGTTGCGTTTGATGTGGATATTCACCCCGCTGCACAAATAGGCTGTGGCATTATGTTCGATCACGCCACTGGCATTGTGGTAGGCGAAACCTCTGTCATCGAAAACGATGTGTCTATTCTACAAGGCGTTACCCTAGGCGGAACGGGTAAAGAATCTGGTGATCGTCATCCAAAAGTAAGGGAGGGGGTGATGATTGGAGCTGGGGCAAAAATTCTCGGTAATATTGAAATTGGGCGTTATGCCAAAATTGGCGCCAATTCTGTGGTGTTACAACCCGTCCCTGAATATACCACTGTTGCGGGTGTCCCTTCAAAAACCATTGGTAAAGATAAAGCAGCAAAACCGGCATTTGAAATGGATCAATGTTTTATTGATGAGAAAATCAATTTAAATATTTAG
- a CDS encoding DUF927 domain-containing protein, with product MKKFIKNAPHLKEPWNKHAFELLVLVGSRAWQAWDKGAGIEWRNIADGLQISPFKTTGGEIPRYEQKPVILGDNQLAELANWHIATDEQRSIKLIQCGELSQEKITALCLHLATTTKAEIVELVDGVTLSQIENLSGYIQRLREQGEEAETAKIIAQASESKGESTKSNNLSPYIEKRAESGKTGLYRIIPKLDKDTGEIIERVQWLSDVVDVVGIGRSESESYLVLQWQLENSQEKVTEALPLGDIGEREGWRTLKNRGLKVTSNATLKNELADYLQTTGDRKLWTITNATGWQNGAYLLPNGEVIGEPDSPVLFRSQSAGFAGYQVKGTLESWQNEIGQYAKGNASMMLGVACALSAPLIHLLEADSFGVHLFGGSTSGKTTTANIAASIYGHPEITRVSWNATALGLSNEAAARNDGFLVMDEIGQGANKKHAEQTAYTLFNGIGKVQGAKDGGNREVNRWRIMAFSTGEIDLEGYLSQAGIKTNAGQLVRLLNIPITSATQFHHFKDGKTHADHLNQASKKHYGAIGREWITWLISNQGDLVNIYQQIKNKWLARLPQDASPQVQRVASRFAVLETALTLSSHLTLWTVVESAEALLHCFNEWVNVYGLHSREEMQVIEQVNGWLLANAEGRFIHYPLNVHQPTIHNIAGYRMTLTENNDIEHFYLYPMAFEEAINGNPKEQACQILLDKGILKKGNEKGYKYMTKLPHKIDPKRTRCYLLYPVIELENSKQEA from the coding sequence ATGAAAAAATTCATTAAAAACGCACCGCACTTAAAAGAGCCGTGGAATAAACACGCCTTTGAATTGCTTGTTTTGGTTGGTTCTCGTGCTTGGCAAGCGTGGGACAAAGGAGCGGGTATAGAATGGCGTAATATCGCTGATGGTTTGCAAATTTCACCTTTTAAAACTACAGGGGGAGAAATCCCCCGCTATGAGCAAAAGCCCGTGATTTTAGGGGATAATCAGTTAGCCGAGTTAGCTAATTGGCATATTGCGACCGATGAACAGCGTTCAATAAAACTCATTCAATGTGGTGAACTTTCTCAAGAAAAAATCACCGCACTTTGCTTACACCTTGCCACCACCACAAAAGCCGAAATTGTGGAGCTGGTGGACGGTGTAACCCTTTCCCAAATCGAAAATTTAAGCGGTTATATTCAACGCCTGAGAGAGCAAGGCGAAGAAGCAGAAACCGCGAAAATTATCGCACAGGCAAGCGAGAGCAAGGGGGAAAGCACAAAGTCGAATAATCTATCACCTTACATAGAAAAACGCGCAGAGAGCGGAAAAACGGGCTTATATCGCATTATCCCGAAACTTGACAAAGACACAGGCGAAATTATCGAGCGTGTGCAATGGCTTTCTGATGTGGTGGACGTGGTTGGCATTGGACGCAGTGAAAGCGAAAGTTATTTAGTGTTGCAATGGCAATTAGAAAACAGTCAAGAGAAAGTAACCGAGGCTTTGCCCCTTGGTGATATTGGCGAAAGAGAGGGCTGGCGGACGTTAAAAAATCGTGGCTTGAAAGTTACCTCTAATGCAACACTTAAAAACGAATTAGCGGATTATTTACAAACCACGGGCGATCGTAAACTATGGACGATTACCAACGCCACAGGCTGGCAGAATGGCGCGTATTTATTGCCAAATGGTGAAGTCATTGGTGAGCCTGATAGCCCCGTGTTATTCCGTTCACAATCTGCAGGCTTTGCAGGCTACCAAGTCAAAGGCACATTAGAGAGCTGGCAAAATGAAATCGGGCAATATGCAAAGGGCAATGCTTCAATGATGTTGGGTGTAGCTTGTGCCTTATCTGCACCGCTTATTCATTTACTGGAGGCAGATAGCTTTGGAGTGCATTTATTCGGCGGATCAACCAGTGGGAAAACTACCACCGCCAATATTGCCGCCAGCATTTACGGACACCCCGAAATTACCAGAGTGAGCTGGAACGCTACCGCATTAGGCTTAAGCAACGAAGCAGCCGCACGCAATGACGGCTTTTTAGTGATGGACGAAATAGGACAAGGGGCAAATAAAAAACACGCCGAGCAAACCGCCTACACGCTTTTTAATGGTATTGGCAAAGTACAGGGAGCAAAAGACGGAGGCAATAGAGAAGTGAACCGCTGGCGCATTATGGCGTTCTCTACGGGTGAAATTGACCTAGAGGGCTATTTATCCCAAGCGGGCATAAAAACCAACGCGGGGCAGTTGGTGCGCTTATTGAATATTCCTATCACATCTGCCACACAATTCCACCACTTCAAAGACGGTAAAACCCACGCAGACCACTTAAACCAAGCCAGTAAAAAGCATTATGGGGCAATTGGTCGGGAGTGGATAACGTGGCTTATTTCTAATCAAGGTGATTTAGTAAACATTTATCAACAGATTAAAAATAAATGGCTGGCACGCTTACCACAAGACGCAAGCCCACAAGTGCAACGGGTAGCAAGTCGTTTTGCTGTGCTAGAAACGGCACTCACCCTTTCAAGCCATTTAACACTATGGACGGTGGTGGAAAGTGCTGAAGCATTATTACACTGTTTTAATGAATGGGTAAATGTGTATGGCTTGCATAGCCGTGAAGAAATGCAAGTGATAGAACAAGTGAACGGCTGGCTACTGGCTAATGCAGAGGGGCGGTTTATTCATTATCCTTTGAATGTTCATCAACCAACCATTCATAACATTGCAGGTTATCGAATGACATTAACCGAAAATAACGACATTGAGCATTTTTACCTTTACCCAATGGCGTTTGAGGAAGCCATAAATGGCAACCCGAAAGAACAAGCCTGTCAAATATTGCTAGATAAAGGGATATTGAAGAAAGGCAATGAAAAGGGCTATAAGTATATGACCAAGCTACCGCATAAAATCGACCCTAAGCGCACAAGGTGCTATTTGCTTTATCCTGTTATTGAGCTTGAGAACAGCAAGCAAGAGGCATAA
- a CDS encoding antA/AntB antirepressor family protein — MNNNQHLQANLEANALNLLLEPVTHQFHHKEINCVNSRNLHKALGSKQEYSTWIKKRIKQCQFIEGQDFIVQNSAIDLTKLSNQKGGNMRSKDYVITFDMAKHLCLLEKNEVGHAIRQHFIEAEKQFAQVAPNIHRNTLERTKARLATIDHNRAMTDAIKDYYQRQGKELKPYHFSNEQVMLDSLLLGENVHHWKERTGIANVRDSFTTRQLYLLKLLQQTNTSLLMVDIPFRQRKSHLKRLIEREDKLH; from the coding sequence ATGAACAATAATCAACACTTACAAGCGAATTTAGAAGCTAATGCGCTCAATTTACTGCTTGAGCCAGTAACGCACCAATTCCACCACAAGGAAATAAATTGCGTAAATTCTCGTAATTTGCATAAAGCTTTGGGTTCAAAGCAAGAATATTCAACGTGGATTAAAAAACGTATTAAACAATGCCAATTTATCGAAGGACAAGATTTTATTGTACAAAATTCCGCCATTGATTTGACAAAATTATCAAATCAAAAAGGCGGGAATATGCGAAGCAAAGATTACGTTATTACTTTCGATATGGCGAAACATCTTTGTTTATTGGAAAAAAACGAAGTGGGCCACGCAATCCGCCAGCACTTTATTGAGGCAGAAAAGCAATTCGCACAGGTTGCACCGAATATTCACCGCAACACCTTAGAGCGAACCAAAGCACGGCTTGCCACGATTGACCATAATCGAGCAATGACAGATGCAATAAAGGACTATTACCAACGGCAAGGCAAAGAATTGAAGCCGTATCACTTCAGCAATGAACAAGTAATGTTAGATAGCCTACTTCTTGGCGAAAACGTCCACCACTGGAAAGAAAGAACCGGGATTGCGAATGTGCGAGATAGTTTTACCACAAGGCAGCTTTATTTGCTCAAGTTGCTACAACAAACGAACACCAGCCTTTTAATGGTAGATATACCATTCAGGCAACGTAAAAGCCACTTAAAGCGATTAATTGAACGTGAAGATAAATTGCACTAG
- a CDS encoding helix-turn-helix domain-containing protein produces MQQITDTSKHTQQIAIIQRLKQGSCSTLEFRAMGICSPAPRIMELRAKGYDISTSTQDELDHAGVKHKGIGVYTLHSTPQD; encoded by the coding sequence ATGCAACAAATCACCGACACTAGCAAGCACACGCAACAAATAGCGATTATCCAGCGATTAAAACAAGGTTCTTGCTCAACACTAGAATTTAGAGCGATGGGAATTTGTAGCCCTGCACCTCGCATTATGGAACTGCGAGCCAAAGGTTATGACATTTCCACTAGCACGCAAGACGAATTAGATCACGCAGGAGTAAAACACAAAGGCATAGGGGTTTATACCCTACATTCAACACCACAGGATTAA
- the selA gene encoding L-seryl-tRNA(Sec) selenium transferase: MSSLFQHLPSIDKLLKQREIAPLITMFGHRAVVNVCRKFLEDARSQIKKTQTLPDIFLNQENLLTEIQRTLTIQQQVKIQPVHNLTGTVLHTNLGRALWAEAAQQAALLTMQENVALEYDLLAGERSHRDKYISELLCELTGAEAACVVNNNAAAVLLMLATFAAGKEVVISRGELIEIGGSFRIPDIMQQAGCKLIEVGTTNRTHLTDYRRAINENTAFLMKVHSSNYQICGFTHSVSEAELAQLGQEMNVPVVTDLGSGALVDLSQYGLPNEPTVQEKWQQGVDLISFSGDKLLGGPQAGIIVGKKEFIDQLQAHPLKRALRCDKVILAGLEATLRLYLQPEKLTEKLTSLHLLTQPVSVLHQQAEILKVRLENQLDFAYTVRVEQSQAQIGSGAQPLATLPSIAVTIEEKTSQKLTALLERFKQLPQPIIGRIEQNKLWLDLRSLANFERLLNTVEQL; the protein is encoded by the coding sequence ATGAGCAGCCTTTTTCAACACCTTCCTTCAATAGATAAATTGTTAAAACAGCGTGAAATTGCCCCACTGATTACAATGTTCGGTCATCGTGCGGTGGTTAATGTATGTCGAAAATTCCTTGAAGATGCCCGTTCTCAGATAAAAAAAACACAAACACTTCCTGATATTTTTCTTAATCAGGAAAACTTGCTTACCGAAATTCAGCGAACCCTCACCATACAACAACAAGTAAAAATTCAACCTGTGCATAATTTAACGGGAACTGTTTTACATACGAATTTAGGTCGGGCTTTGTGGGCTGAGGCTGCACAGCAAGCCGCATTATTAACGATGCAAGAAAATGTCGCATTAGAATATGACTTGCTCGCCGGAGAACGTAGCCACCGCGATAAGTATATTAGTGAGCTATTATGTGAGCTTACCGGAGCAGAAGCCGCTTGCGTGGTGAACAACAATGCGGCAGCCGTGTTACTAATGTTAGCTACCTTTGCAGCGGGTAAAGAAGTGGTTATTTCTCGTGGTGAGCTAATTGAAATTGGCGGTTCGTTCCGTATCCCTGATATTATGCAACAAGCAGGCTGTAAGCTAATTGAAGTTGGTACAACAAATCGCACCCATTTAACTGATTATCGCCGTGCGATCAACGAAAATACTGCCTTTTTAATGAAAGTTCATAGTAGTAATTACCAAATTTGTGGCTTTACACATTCTGTCAGCGAAGCCGAATTAGCACAACTTGGTCAGGAAATGAATGTGCCTGTGGTAACCGATTTAGGCAGTGGGGCATTGGTGGATCTTTCACAATATGGCTTGCCGAATGAACCCACCGTACAAGAAAAATGGCAGCAAGGTGTGGATTTAATCTCATTTTCTGGGGATAAATTGCTAGGTGGTCCACAGGCAGGCATTATTGTTGGAAAAAAAGAATTTATCGATCAACTACAAGCGCATCCACTCAAGCGCGCATTACGCTGTGATAAAGTCATTTTAGCAGGATTAGAGGCAACGTTGCGTTTATATCTTCAACCTGAAAAATTGACAGAGAAACTGACGAGTTTGCACTTACTCACGCAGCCTGTCTCCGTATTACACCAACAAGCAGAAATACTGAAAGTGCGGTTGGAAAATCAGTTAGATTTTGCCTATACCGTCCGTGTGGAACAAAGCCAAGCACAAATTGGCAGTGGTGCCCAACCCCTCGCCACACTCCCTTCCATTGCGGTAACCATAGAAGAAAAAACATCGCAAAAATTGACCGCACTTCTTGAACGCTTCAAACAACTCCCCCAGCCTATCATTGGGCGAATTGAACAAAATAAATTATGGCTCGATCTACGTAGTCTTGCCAATTTTGAACGTTTATTAAATACCGTGGAGCAACTATGA
- a CDS encoding AAA family ATPase: MRDPLYFPRSELASRLLISLKDGIMHALTLFAPRRMGKTQFLLNDIKPLAEEMGFNVFYFSFMEKSDGEMRKAFNAQLLQFLDSVTSGANKFTQAIKQLKSVDVLGVGIELESHKAALSVTASGLLNELAEKSKKPVLMLLDEVQELAREKGNADFIQSLRTGLDVNQNKIKVIFTGSSTNGLRLMFNDNKAPFFHFAHAIDFPHLDRAFTDFLADIYHDRTGKTIDKDDFYHLFERFHFTPLYMRSIAQDMIINHNLTLEEAADYRLSQMADLSEVGKEWGSLSLLEREILKLAAQGETTPYKKATRENLAQKIGVDEVSSSSIQGQLRKLEKKELITRDANKAIKINNPHFQTWIKENCFHSNE; this comes from the coding sequence ATGCGCGATCCGCTTTATTTTCCAAGAAGTGAGCTGGCAAGCCGTCTATTAATTAGCCTAAAAGATGGCATTATGCACGCATTAACATTATTTGCCCCTCGCCGTATGGGGAAAACGCAATTTTTGCTCAATGATATTAAGCCACTGGCGGAAGAAATGGGCTTTAATGTGTTTTATTTTAGCTTTATGGAAAAATCTGATGGCGAAATGAGAAAGGCGTTTAATGCTCAGCTTCTCCAGTTTTTAGATAGCGTTACCAGTGGCGCAAACAAATTCACGCAAGCCATAAAGCAACTGAAAAGCGTTGATGTGCTAGGCGTTGGCATTGAGCTAGAAAGCCATAAAGCAGCGTTATCTGTTACCGCTAGCGGATTATTAAATGAATTGGCGGAGAAATCCAAGAAGCCCGTTCTAATGCTACTTGATGAAGTACAAGAGCTTGCAAGGGAAAAAGGCAATGCGGATTTTATTCAGTCGTTGCGGACTGGGCTTGATGTCAATCAAAATAAAATTAAAGTGATTTTTACAGGTAGCAGCACAAACGGCTTGCGCTTAATGTTTAATGATAACAAAGCGCCGTTTTTTCATTTTGCCCACGCGATAGATTTCCCACATCTCGACCGCGCTTTTACGGACTTTTTGGCGGATATTTACCACGATAGAACGGGAAAGACGATTGATAAAGATGACTTTTATCACCTGTTTGAGCGTTTTCACTTTACGCCGTTATATATGCGCTCTATTGCGCAGGATATGATTATTAACCATAATTTGACCCTGGAAGAAGCGGCAGATTATCGACTATCACAAATGGCAGACTTGAGCGAAGTGGGTAAAGAATGGGGCAGTTTAAGCCTGTTAGAGCGTGAAATTTTAAAACTTGCCGCACAAGGTGAAACCACACCTTACAAAAAAGCCACAAGGGAGAATTTAGCGCAGAAAATAGGCGTTGATGAAGTGAGTTCAAGCTCAATTCAAGGGCAACTAAGAAAGCTCGAGAAAAAAGAACTTATCACCCGAGACGCAAACAAAGCGATTAAAATAAATAATCCACATTTTCAGACGTGGATCAAAGAAAATTGCTTTCATAGCAACGAATAA
- a CDS encoding terminase small subunit — MPRRRSEELTPRKEAFVQKYIELGNAKQAYIATHANAANMKPHSLRARASNLINDYRVYYRIKDLIAEKRKRGEKLPHFNGRPDFNEE; from the coding sequence ATGCCAAGACGAAGAAGCGAAGAATTAACCCCAAGAAAAGAAGCCTTTGTACAGAAATATATTGAGTTAGGTAATGCAAAACAGGCTTATATCGCCACACACGCAAACGCCGCCAATATGAAACCGCACAGCCTACGAGCAAGGGCAAGCAATCTTATCAATGATTATCGAGTCTATTACCGCATTAAAGACCTGATAGCAGAAAAACGAAAACGAGGCGAAAAACTACCGCACTTTAACGGGCGACCAGACTTTAATGAGGAATAA